Proteins encoded by one window of Pseudomonas sp. LS44:
- a CDS encoding FAD:protein FMN transferase: MSAIGVAMWQARRSGTTLLLAVIGLLAGCGAQIEAFEGPTMGSHYSLKYVAEPDGPGMAQLRGEVEAILAEVDAQMSTYRSDSLISRFNALPANRCQAMPASILDLVRFGESLSRESAGAFDLTVEPLLDLWGFGPQSRGERVPSAEEIAAVRANVGFTHLRVDGQQLCKDAAVQVDFDSIAAGYTVDRIAQRLDESGVRSYLLSVTGELKVRGRKPDGSPWRVAIEAPREAGQEAQQELTLDGYGVSTSGDYRNYFEVQGRRYSHTFDPASGAPVRHNLASVTVVDPSALRADGLSTLLMVLGPQRGLAFAKQKGVAALFIRREVDGFQVDASPAFQALQAGKSTVTGR, encoded by the coding sequence ATGAGTGCGATAGGTGTGGCGATGTGGCAGGCAAGGCGCAGTGGCACGACGTTGCTGCTGGCTGTTATTGGCCTGCTGGCCGGGTGCGGCGCGCAGATTGAAGCGTTCGAGGGGCCGACCATGGGCAGTCACTATTCGCTCAAATATGTGGCTGAACCCGACGGACCTGGTATGGCGCAGTTGCGCGGCGAGGTCGAGGCGATACTCGCTGAGGTCGATGCGCAGATGTCGACCTATCGCAGCGACTCGCTGATTTCCCGTTTCAATGCCTTACCGGCGAACCGTTGCCAGGCGATGCCAGCGTCAATATTAGATCTGGTGCGCTTTGGCGAGAGCTTGTCGCGGGAAAGCGCCGGGGCGTTCGATCTGACCGTCGAGCCGCTGCTCGATCTGTGGGGCTTTGGTCCGCAATCGCGTGGCGAGCGGGTGCCGAGTGCCGAGGAAATCGCTGCAGTACGCGCCAATGTCGGCTTCACTCACTTGCGTGTGGACGGTCAACAGCTTTGCAAAGATGCCGCCGTGCAGGTGGATTTCGACAGCATCGCCGCCGGCTATACGGTCGATCGCATTGCGCAGCGCTTGGATGAATCAGGGGTGCGCAGCTATTTGCTGAGCGTCACCGGCGAACTCAAGGTGCGCGGACGCAAGCCGGATGGTTCGCCCTGGCGTGTCGCTATCGAGGCGCCGCGCGAGGCGGGTCAGGAGGCCCAGCAAGAGCTGACGTTGGACGGCTACGGTGTGTCCACTTCCGGCGACTACCGAAATTATTTCGAAGTACAGGGGCGCCGTTACTCGCACACCTTCGATCCGGCCAGCGGTGCGCCGGTCAGGCATAACCTGGCTTCGGTCACGGTGGTCGATCCGTCGGCGCTGCGGGCGGATGGGTTGTCGACCTTGTTGATGGTGCTGGGCCCGCAGCGCGGCCTGGCATTCGCAAAGCAAAAGGGGGTCGCGGCATTGTTCATTCGTCGCGAGGTCGATGGTTTTCAAGTCGATGCGAGCCCTGCGTTTCAGGCGCTGCAGGCAGGAAAATCAACGGTAACAGGCCGTTGA
- a CDS encoding DEAD/DEAH box helicase, producing the protein MDTLAAFVARLRSLPWTDAFDAATLQRGVGYANQGHPRFAELRDGQLIASCLGSGDQLYRQRIRLQYPSDPVIGFCTCPVGYNCKHVAAVLLELQQTSEQPATAGLPERRIDDLQPAPVLSLGSLLHTQYDLRSRRMQRSQQHRAGLAFDYADYRAHGKSKDATIRRNVDGETLCIVRHPQAEQALRNTLQQLGFRVALRQSQALPPDSAEMFELPGEDAWLHFVQQQLPVLREQGWQIEISPSFSFDLSPIDTWYADLDESPEHDWFDLELGIVVEGQRISLLPVLLRLIRSTPELLSAESLALRGDDEMLHVQLDAQRSADGQPLQVVLPFARLKPVFATLGELYLRDQPPGANLRLAAPDAARLSGLEGLELEWRGGEQLREFAHKLHESARNVVQPPAGLNATLRPYQLEGLSWMQILRELGAGGVLGDDMGLGKTLQSLAHLLVEKQAGRLDRPALVVMPTSLIPNWQDEAAHFAPQLRVLTLQGPQRHTDFARLGDYDLLLTTYALLPRDIQQLREQPLHVLILDEAQFIKNPTSKAAHAARELNARQRLCLTGTPLENHLGELWSLFHFLMPGWLGDSKQFTRDYRTPIEKHGDHARLVHLKARIKPFLLRRTKEEVAKELPAKSEIVQWIELSEAQRDVYETVRLAMDRKVREEIQRKGLARSQVVILDALLKLRQVCCDLRLVKQDAPRRKAGSHSSKLDSLMEMLSELLAEGRRVLLFSQFTSMLALIEEELQRRGLTYVQITGATRDRRTPVQRFQQGEVPLFLISLKAGGTGLNLTAADTVIHYDPWWNPASENQATDRAYRIGQTKPVFVYKLIARGTVEEKIQQLQQHKAALAAGVLSGDASSDWQIQPGDIDALLAPLPGTASARANS; encoded by the coding sequence ATGGACACTCTGGCGGCGTTCGTCGCACGTCTGCGCAGCCTGCCGTGGACCGACGCCTTCGACGCCGCGACCCTGCAGCGCGGCGTCGGCTACGCGAACCAAGGCCACCCGCGCTTTGCCGAGCTGCGCGACGGGCAACTGATCGCCAGCTGTCTGGGCTCGGGCGATCAGCTCTACCGCCAGCGCATCCGCCTGCAATACCCCAGCGATCCGGTGATTGGCTTCTGCACTTGCCCGGTCGGCTACAACTGCAAGCATGTCGCCGCGGTGTTACTGGAGCTGCAGCAAACATCCGAGCAGCCGGCCACCGCCGGCCTGCCGGAGCGGCGCATCGATGATCTACAACCGGCGCCGGTGCTGAGTCTCGGCAGCCTGCTGCATACCCAATACGACTTGCGTAGCCGGCGCATGCAACGCAGTCAGCAGCACCGCGCGGGCCTGGCGTTCGACTATGCGGACTACCGGGCACACGGTAAATCCAAGGACGCGACGATCCGCCGCAACGTGGACGGCGAAACGCTCTGCATCGTCCGTCATCCCCAGGCCGAGCAAGCGCTGCGTAACACCCTGCAGCAACTCGGCTTTCGCGTCGCCCTGCGGCAAAGCCAAGCCCTGCCACCCGACTCGGCAGAAATGTTCGAGCTGCCGGGTGAAGACGCCTGGCTGCACTTCGTTCAGCAGCAGTTGCCGGTATTGCGTGAGCAGGGTTGGCAGATCGAGATCAGCCCTAGTTTCAGCTTCGATCTCAGTCCGATCGATACCTGGTACGCCGATCTCGATGAATCTCCCGAGCACGACTGGTTCGACCTCGAGCTGGGCATCGTCGTCGAAGGTCAGCGCATCAGCCTGTTACCAGTGCTGCTGCGCCTGATCCGCAGCACACCCGAACTGCTCAGCGCGGAAAGCCTGGCCCTGCGCGGCGATGACGAAATGCTTCATGTGCAGCTCGACGCGCAGCGCTCGGCGGACGGTCAACCGCTGCAGGTGGTGCTGCCCTTCGCGCGCCTCAAGCCGGTATTCGCCACGCTGGGCGAGCTGTATCTGCGCGATCAACCGCCGGGCGCCAATCTGCGCCTCGCCGCACCAGACGCCGCGCGCTTGAGCGGTCTGGAAGGCCTGGAACTGGAGTGGCGTGGCGGCGAACAACTACGCGAGTTCGCCCACAAGCTGCACGAGAGCGCGCGTAACGTCGTTCAGCCCCCGGCAGGTCTGAACGCGACCTTGCGGCCGTACCAGCTAGAAGGCCTGAGTTGGATGCAGATCCTGCGCGAGTTGGGTGCCGGCGGCGTGCTGGGCGATGACATGGGGCTGGGTAAAACCCTGCAAAGCCTGGCGCATCTGCTCGTCGAAAAGCAGGCCGGGCGCCTCGATCGACCGGCGCTGGTGGTCATGCCCACCAGCCTGATTCCCAACTGGCAAGACGAAGCCGCGCACTTCGCCCCGCAGCTGCGCGTGCTGACCCTGCAAGGCCCGCAGCGACACACGGACTTTGCTCGTCTGGGCGACTACGACCTGCTTCTCACCACCTATGCACTACTCCCCCGCGACATTCAGCAGCTGCGTGAGCAACCCCTGCACGTGCTGATTCTCGACGAAGCGCAGTTCATCAAAAACCCCACCAGCAAGGCGGCCCATGCGGCACGCGAGCTGAACGCCCGGCAGCGCCTGTGCTTGACCGGCACGCCGCTGGAAAATCATCTCGGCGAACTCTGGTCGCTGTTTCATTTCCTCATGCCCGGCTGGCTGGGCGACAGTAAACAGTTCACCCGCGACTACCGCACGCCCATCGAAAAGCACGGCGATCACGCCCGCCTCGTGCATCTGAAGGCGCGGATCAAACCGTTTCTGCTGCGCCGCACCAAGGAAGAGGTGGCCAAGGAATTACCGGCCAAAAGCGAAATCGTCCAGTGGATCGAACTCAGCGAAGCGCAACGTGATGTCTATGAAACGGTGCGGCTGGCCATGGATCGCAAGGTCCGCGAAGAAATCCAGCGCAAGGGCCTGGCCCGCAGCCAGGTAGTGATTCTCGACGCGCTGCTCAAGCTACGTCAGGTCTGCTGCGACCTGCGCCTGGTCAAACAGGACGCGCCACGGCGCAAGGCCGGCAGTCATTCGAGCAAACTCGATAGCTTGATGGAGATGCTCAGCGAACTGCTCGCCGAAGGCCGCCGCGTCCTGCTGTTCTCGCAGTTCACCTCAATGCTGGCTCTGATCGAGGAGGAGCTGCAGCGGCGTGGGCTGACTTACGTGCAAATCACCGGCGCCACGCGGGATCGGCGCACCCCGGTGCAACGCTTCCAACAGGGCGAGGTGCCGCTGTTTCTGATCAGCCTGAAGGCGGGCGGCACCGGGCTCAATCTAACCGCGGCGGACACCGTGATCCACTACGACCCGTGGTGGAATCCGGCTTCGGAAAACCAGGCTACCGATCGCGCCTACCGGATCGGCCAGACCAAGCCGGTATTCGTCTACAAATTGATTGCTCGCGGCACGGTCGAAGAAAAGATCCAGCAGCTACAACAGCACAAGGCCGCCCTGGCCGCTGGAGTACTGAGTGGCGATGCCAGCTCCGACTGGCAGATCCAACCCGGTGATATCGATGCCCTGCTCGCCCCACTGCCTGGCACGGCCAGCGCGCGCGCGAACAGCTAG
- a CDS encoding glyceraldehyde-3-phosphate dehydrogenase, with the protein MWKVLPVTQKPDQCLGEWIDREALAEAMIPMIGQLYRNNSVVTSIYGRGLINRSVIDILKAHRFARHRLADDSELSVHDTFPILKAMSELKLGAASVDLGKMAAKFKAEGAGRSVEQFVKDALADVVGKQNGSGREGTDVVLYGFGRIGRLLARILIEKTGGGDGLRLRAIVVRKGASNDLVKRASLLRRDSVHGKFDGTITIDEENNTLTANGNLIQVIYAKDPKEVDYTQYGIKNALLVDNTGVWRDAEGLGQHLACPGVDRVVLTAPGKGALKNIVHGINHSEITAEDKIISAASCTTNAIVPVLKAVNDRYGIVNGHVETVHSYTNDQNLIDNFHKGDRRGRSAALNMVITETGAATAAAKALPVLKGKLTGNAIRVPTPNVSMAILNLNLEKATTREEINEYLRQMAMHSDLQKQIDFVSSQEVVSTDFVGSRHAGVVDAEATIANDNRVVLYVWYDNEFGYSCQVVRVMEDMAGVNPPAFPR; encoded by the coding sequence ATTTGGAAGGTATTGCCCGTGACCCAGAAGCCCGACCAGTGTCTCGGTGAGTGGATTGATCGTGAAGCCCTCGCAGAAGCGATGATCCCGATGATCGGCCAACTCTACCGCAACAACAGCGTGGTTACCTCGATCTACGGCCGTGGTCTGATCAACCGTTCGGTGATCGACATTCTGAAAGCACACCGTTTCGCCCGTCACCGTCTGGCGGACGACAGCGAGCTATCGGTGCATGACACCTTCCCGATCCTCAAGGCCATGAGCGAGCTCAAGCTGGGCGCCGCCTCGGTCGACCTCGGCAAGATGGCCGCCAAGTTCAAGGCCGAAGGGGCCGGCCGCAGCGTCGAGCAGTTCGTCAAGGACGCCCTGGCCGACGTGGTTGGCAAGCAGAACGGCTCCGGCCGCGAAGGCACCGACGTCGTGCTCTACGGCTTCGGTCGCATCGGCCGCCTGCTGGCACGCATCCTCATCGAGAAAACCGGTGGTGGCGACGGCCTGCGTCTGCGCGCCATCGTGGTCCGCAAGGGCGCCAGCAACGACCTGGTCAAGCGTGCCAGCCTGCTGCGTCGCGACTCGGTACACGGAAAATTCGATGGCACCATCACCATCGACGAAGAGAACAACACCCTGACGGCCAACGGCAACCTGATCCAGGTGATCTACGCCAAAGACCCGAAAGAAGTGGATTACACCCAATACGGCATCAAGAACGCCCTGCTGGTCGACAACACCGGCGTATGGCGTGATGCCGAAGGTCTGGGCCAGCACCTGGCGTGCCCGGGTGTCGACCGCGTGGTGCTCACGGCTCCTGGTAAAGGCGCGCTGAAGAACATCGTGCACGGCATCAACCACAGCGAAATCACCGCTGAGGACAAGATCATCTCCGCGGCTTCCTGCACCACCAACGCCATCGTGCCGGTGCTCAAAGCGGTGAACGATCGCTACGGCATCGTCAACGGCCACGTTGAAACCGTGCACTCCTACACCAACGACCAGAACCTTATCGACAACTTCCACAAGGGCGATCGCCGTGGTCGTAGCGCCGCGCTGAACATGGTGATCACCGAGACCGGTGCAGCCACTGCCGCGGCCAAGGCTCTACCTGTGCTGAAAGGCAAGCTGACCGGTAACGCGATTCGTGTACCGACGCCGAACGTGTCGATGGCGATCCTCAACCTGAACCTTGAGAAAGCCACCACCCGCGAAGAAATCAACGAATACCTGCGCCAGATGGCCATGCATTCGGATCTGCAGAAGCAGATTGACTTCGTCAGCTCGCAGGAAGTGGTATCCACTGACTTCGTCGGCTCGCGCCACGCCGGTGTGGTCGATGCCGAAGCCACCATCGCCAACGACAATCGCGTCGTTCTGTACGTGTGGTACGACAACGAGTTCGGCTACAGCTGCCAGGTAGTTCGCGTGATGGAAGACATGGCTGGGGTCAACCCGCCAGCTTTCCCGCGCTAA
- a CDS encoding peptidoglycan binding protein CsiV, with product MRMFRHLALLLALFAPLAVADGQYLIELIIFRQAGEPVPASQPAPDDWAGGAQSIAGTERGTALDGEAAKLSPNAGYEVLLHKAWAQNLSAVPSKVALSSGDQHFGHFPVEGTVSLTQVRFTDATVEFWINQFDADGLLTGSERLKQSTRLKNGELTYLDHSNLGVLIKIVPL from the coding sequence ATGCGTATGTTCCGCCACCTGGCCCTGTTGCTCGCTCTGTTCGCCCCGTTGGCGGTGGCCGATGGTCAGTACCTGATCGAACTGATCATTTTCCGCCAGGCCGGTGAGCCCGTGCCCGCCAGCCAGCCGGCACCGGACGACTGGGCCGGTGGCGCGCAGTCGATCGCCGGCACTGAACGCGGTACCGCGCTGGATGGCGAAGCCGCCAAGCTGAGCCCTAACGCGGGTTATGAGGTGTTGCTGCACAAGGCGTGGGCACAGAATCTGTCCGCCGTACCGAGCAAAGTGGCGCTCAGCTCCGGCGACCAGCACTTCGGCCATTTCCCGGTAGAAGGCACGGTCAGCCTCACCCAGGTGCGCTTCACCGACGCGACTGTGGAGTTCTGGATCAACCAGTTCGACGCCGACGGCCTGCTGACCGGCAGCGAGCGCCTGAAGCAAAGCACCCGTCTGAAGAATGGTGAACTGACCTATCTCGATCACTCCAATCTCGGCGTGCTGATCAAGATCGTGCCGCTCTAA
- the sthA gene encoding Si-specific NAD(P)(+) transhydrogenase, producing the protein MAVYNYDVVVLGSGPAGEGAAMNAAKSGLKVAVVDSRREVGGNCTHLGTIPSKALRHSVRQIMQYNTNPLFRQIGEPRWFSFPDVLKSAERVIAKQVTSRTGYYAHNRIDMFFGTGSFAADQTIEVVCPNGVVEKLVAKHIIIATGSRPYRPADVDFTHPRVYDSDTILSLTHTPRRLIIYGAGVIGSEYASIFSGLGVLVDLIDNRDQLLSFLDDEISDALSYHLRNQNVLIRHNEEYERIEGIDNGVILHLKSGKKIKADALLWCNGRTGNTDKLGLENIGIKVNSRGQVEVDENYRTSVSNIYAAGDVIGWPSLASAAYDQGRSASGNIAENDSWRFVDDVPTGIYTIPEISSIGKNEKELTQAKIPYEVGKAFFKGMARAQISNEPVGMLKILFHRETLEILGVHCFGYQASEIVHIGQAIMSQKGEANTLKYFVSTTFNYPTMAEAYRVAAFDGLNRLF; encoded by the coding sequence ATGGCGGTCTACAACTACGACGTGGTAGTGCTCGGTTCCGGTCCCGCGGGCGAGGGGGCGGCAATGAATGCGGCCAAGAGCGGCCTCAAGGTCGCGGTGGTCGATAGTCGTCGCGAAGTCGGCGGCAATTGCACGCACTTGGGCACCATTCCCTCCAAGGCGCTGCGCCACTCGGTGCGGCAAATCATGCAGTACAACACCAACCCACTATTCCGCCAGATCGGTGAGCCGCGCTGGTTCTCCTTTCCGGACGTGCTGAAAAGCGCCGAGCGGGTGATCGCCAAGCAAGTTACCTCGCGCACCGGTTACTACGCGCACAACCGCATCGACATGTTCTTCGGCACCGGTAGCTTCGCCGCCGATCAGACCATCGAAGTGGTCTGCCCGAACGGCGTGGTGGAAAAGCTGGTGGCCAAGCACATCATCATCGCCACCGGTTCGCGTCCCTATCGTCCGGCGGACGTCGACTTCACGCACCCGCGGGTTTACGACAGCGACACCATTCTCAGCCTGACCCATACCCCGCGCCGGCTGATCATCTACGGTGCCGGGGTGATCGGTAGTGAATATGCGTCGATCTTCAGCGGCCTCGGCGTGCTGGTCGACCTGATCGACAACCGCGACCAGTTGCTCAGTTTCCTCGATGACGAGATTTCCGATGCGCTCAGTTATCACCTGCGCAACCAGAATGTGTTGATCCGCCACAACGAGGAATACGAGCGCATCGAGGGCATCGACAACGGCGTGATCCTGCACCTCAAGTCGGGCAAGAAGATCAAGGCCGACGCGCTGCTCTGGTGTAACGGGCGTACCGGCAACACCGACAAGCTCGGCTTGGAAAACATCGGCATCAAGGTCAACAGTCGCGGGCAGGTCGAGGTGGATGAGAACTACCGCACCTCGGTATCGAACATCTACGCTGCTGGCGATGTAATCGGCTGGCCGAGTCTGGCCAGTGCCGCTTACGACCAAGGCCGATCGGCCTCCGGCAACATCGCCGAGAACGACAGCTGGCGCTTCGTCGACGACGTGCCGACCGGTATCTATACCATTCCGGAGATCAGCTCGATCGGTAAGAACGAGAAAGAGTTGACCCAGGCGAAGATCCCCTACGAAGTGGGCAAGGCATTCTTCAAGGGCATGGCGCGCGCGCAGATATCCAACGAACCGGTGGGCATGCTGAAGATTCTCTTCCACCGCGAGACCTTGGAAATCCTCGGCGTGCATTGCTTCGGCTACCAGGCTTCGGAAATCGTCCATATCGGCCAGGCGATCATGAGTCAGAAAGGCGAGGCGAACACGCTGAAGTACTTCGTCAGCACCACCTTTAACTATCCGACCATGGCCGAGGCCTATCGGGTGGCCGCATTCGATGGGCTCAACCGGCTTTTTTGA
- the mfd gene encoding transcription-repair coupling factor: protein MSVLRLPPLPAAAGKKHWGNLPGAALSLAIAEAASAAKRFTLLLTADSQAAERLEQELGFFAPDLPVLHFPDWETLPYDLFSPHQDIISQRIASLYRLPELSHGVLVVPITTALHRLAPTRFLLGSSLVLDIGQKLDVEQMRLRLEATGYRCVDTVYEHGEFAVRGALIDLFPMGSTLPFRIDLFDDEIETLRTFDPETQRSIDKVESIRLLPAREFPLDKKSVTDFRGRFRERFDVDFRRCPIYQDLSTGITPAGIEYYLPLFFEETATLFDYLPQDTQVFSLPGIEQAAEQFWNDVRNRYEERRVDPERPLVPPAELFLPVDDCFARLKSWPRIVVSQDDIDTGVGRDRFNARPLPDLAIQSKASEPLAALRRFIEEYPGRVLFSAESAGRREVLLELLARLKLKPQEVSGWPEFTASRARLAICIAPLDEGLLLDDLALIAESPLFGQRVMQRRRREKARDGGDNVIKNLAELREGAPVVHIDHGVGRYLGLITLEIEGQSAEFLALMYAEEAKLYVPVASLHLIARYTGSDDALAPLHRLGSETWQKAKRKAAEQVRDVAAELLDIYARRAAREGYAFLDPGLDYASFSAGFPFEETPDQQTAIDAVREDMLAAKPMDRLICGDVGFGKTEVAMRAAFLAVHSGKQVAVLVPTTLLAQQHYNSFRDRFADWPVKVEVMSRFKSAKEIDGAVQQLAEGKVDIVIGTHKLLQDDVKFDNLGLVIIDEEHRFGVRQKEQLKALRSEVDILTLTATPIPRTLNMAVAGMRDLSIIATPPARRLSVRTFVMESNKPTIKEALLRELLRGGQVYYLHNDVKSIEKCAADLAELVPEARIAIGHGQMRERELEQVMSDFYHKRFNVLIASTIIETGIDVPSANTILIDRADKFGLAQLHQLRGRVGRSHHQAYAYLLTPPRKQMTDDAQKRLEAIANAQDLGAGFVLATHDLEIRGAGELLGDGQSGQIQAVGFTLYMEMLERAVKAIRKGEQPNLDKPLGGGPEVNLRLPALIPEDYLPDVHARLILYKRIASAADEEGLKELQVEMIDRFGLLPEPTKNLMRLTLLKLQAEQLGIVKVDAGPQGGRIEFASDTGVDPLTLIKLIQSQPNRYKFEGATLFRIQMPMERPEERFNTLEALFERLTPQTA from the coding sequence GTGTCCGTATTGCGCCTTCCCCCCCTGCCCGCCGCGGCAGGCAAAAAGCATTGGGGCAATCTGCCCGGTGCCGCCCTCTCCCTCGCGATTGCCGAGGCCGCCAGCGCTGCCAAGCGCTTCACCCTACTATTGACTGCCGATAGCCAAGCCGCCGAGCGCTTGGAGCAGGAGCTCGGATTTTTCGCTCCCGATCTGCCGGTGCTGCATTTCCCCGACTGGGAAACGCTGCCGTACGATTTGTTCTCGCCGCACCAGGACATCATTTCCCAGCGCATTGCCAGCCTCTACCGCTTGCCCGAGCTGAGCCACGGAGTGCTGGTGGTGCCGATCACCACCGCCCTGCACCGCTTGGCGCCGACGCGCTTTCTGCTTGGTTCCAGCCTGGTCCTGGACATCGGCCAGAAGCTTGATGTCGAGCAGATGCGCCTGCGTCTGGAAGCAACCGGCTACCGCTGTGTGGATACGGTGTATGAACACGGCGAGTTCGCCGTGCGTGGCGCGCTGATCGATCTGTTCCCGATGGGCAGCACGCTGCCGTTTCGCATCGACCTGTTCGACGATGAGATCGAAACGCTGCGTACCTTCGACCCGGAAACCCAGCGCTCGATCGACAAAGTCGAATCGATCCGCCTACTGCCGGCGCGCGAGTTCCCGCTAGACAAGAAATCCGTCACCGACTTCCGTGGCCGCTTCCGCGAGCGTTTCGACGTGGATTTCCGCCGTTGCCCGATCTATCAGGACTTGAGCACTGGCATTACCCCGGCCGGCATCGAGTACTACCTGCCGCTGTTCTTCGAAGAAACCGCGACGCTGTTCGACTACCTGCCGCAGGACACCCAGGTGTTCTCCCTGCCGGGAATCGAGCAAGCCGCCGAACAGTTCTGGAATGACGTGCGCAACCGCTACGAAGAGCGGCGCGTCGATCCGGAACGCCCGCTGGTGCCGCCGGCCGAGCTGTTCCTGCCGGTCGATGACTGCTTCGCGCGCCTGAAGAGTTGGCCGCGCATCGTCGTCAGCCAGGACGATATCGACACCGGTGTCGGTCGTGACCGCTTCAACGCCCGGCCGCTGCCGGACTTGGCCATCCAGTCCAAAGCCAGCGAACCGCTGGCCGCGCTGCGCCGCTTTATCGAGGAATATCCCGGCCGCGTGCTGTTTAGCGCCGAATCCGCTGGGCGCCGCGAGGTGCTGCTGGAATTGCTCGCCCGTTTGAAACTCAAGCCCCAGGAAGTCAGCGGCTGGCCGGAATTCACTGCCAGCCGCGCACGCTTGGCGATCTGTATTGCGCCACTGGACGAGGGTCTGCTGCTCGACGATCTGGCGCTGATCGCCGAGAGCCCGCTGTTCGGCCAACGCGTCATGCAGCGCCGCCGTCGCGAGAAAGCCCGGGATGGCGGCGACAACGTTATCAAGAACCTCGCCGAGCTGCGTGAAGGCGCGCCGGTGGTGCACATCGACCATGGTGTCGGCCGGTATCTGGGCCTGATCACCCTGGAGATCGAAGGCCAATCCGCCGAATTCCTCGCCCTGATGTACGCCGAGGAAGCCAAACTGTACGTGCCGGTGGCCAGCCTGCACCTGATCGCCCGCTACACCGGCAGCGACGACGCCCTCGCCCCGCTGCACCGCCTGGGCTCGGAGACCTGGCAGAAAGCCAAGCGCAAAGCCGCCGAACAGGTGCGCGACGTCGCCGCCGAGCTACTCGACATCTATGCCCGGCGTGCCGCCCGCGAGGGCTATGCCTTCCTAGACCCGGGCCTCGACTACGCCAGCTTCAGTGCCGGCTTCCCCTTCGAGGAAACCCCGGACCAACAGACCGCCATCGACGCGGTGCGCGAGGATATGCTCGCGGCCAAACCGATGGATCGACTGATCTGCGGCGACGTCGGCTTTGGCAAGACCGAAGTGGCGATGCGCGCCGCGTTCCTCGCCGTGCACAGCGGCAAGCAGGTGGCGGTACTGGTGCCCACTACCCTGCTCGCCCAGCAGCACTACAACAGCTTCCGCGACCGTTTCGCCGATTGGCCGGTCAAGGTCGAGGTGATGAGCCGCTTCAAGTCCGCCAAGGAAATCGACGGCGCAGTCCAGCAGCTCGCCGAAGGCAAGGTGGATATCGTCATCGGCACCCACAAGCTGCTGCAGGACGACGTCAAGTTCGACAATCTGGGCCTGGTGATCATCGACGAAGAGCACCGTTTCGGCGTCCGTCAGAAGGAGCAACTCAAGGCGCTGCGCAGCGAGGTGGACATTCTCACCCTCACCGCTACGCCGATCCCGCGCACGCTGAACATGGCGGTGGCGGGCATGCGCGACCTGTCGATCATCGCCACCCCGCCGGCGCGCCGGCTGTCGGTGCGCACCTTCGTGATGGAGTCCAACAAGCCGACTATCAAGGAGGCATTGCTGCGCGAGTTGCTGCGCGGCGGCCAGGTCTACTACCTGCACAACGATGTGAAATCCATCGAGAAATGCGCCGCCGATCTCGCCGAATTGGTGCCCGAGGCGCGCATCGCCATCGGCCACGGGCAGATGCGCGAACGCGAACTCGAGCAGGTGATGAGCGACTTCTACCACAAGCGTTTCAATGTGCTGATCGCCTCGACCATCATCGAAACCGGTATCGACGTGCCGAGCGCCAACACCATCCTGATCGACCGTGCCGACAAGTTCGGCCTGGCCCAGCTGCACCAGTTGCGTGGTCGGGTCGGGCGCAGCCACCACCAGGCTTACGCCTACCTGCTGACCCCGCCGCGCAAGCAGATGACCGACGATGCGCAAAAGCGCCTCGAAGCCATTGCCAATGCCCAGGACCTGGGCGCCGGCTTTGTGCTTGCCACCCACGACCTGGAAATCCGCGGCGCCGGCGAACTGCTCGGCGACGGCCAGAGCGGGCAGATCCAGGCGGTCGGTTTCACCCTCTACATGGAAATGCTCGAGCGCGCGGTGAAAGCCATCCGCAAAGGCGAGCAGCCGAACCTCGACAAGCCGCTGGGCGGTGGTCCGGAGGTCAACTTGCGGCTGCCAGCCTTGATTCCCGAGGATTACCTGCCGGATGTGCATGCCCGCCTGATTCTCTACAAGCGTATTGCCTCGGCTGCCGATGAAGAGGGCCTCAAGGAACTGCAGGTAGAAATGATCGATCGCTTCGGCCTGCTGCCGGAGCCGACCAAGAACCTGATGCGCCTGACCCTGCTCAAACTGCAGGCCGAACAGCTCGGCATCGTCAAAGTCGACGCAGGTCCGCAGGGCGGACGCATCGAGTTCGCCAGCGATACCGGCGTCGATCCGCTGACCCTGATCAAGCTGATCCAGAGCCAGCCAAACCGTTACAAATTCGAAGGTGCGACTTTGTTCCGCATTCAGATGCCGATGGAACGCCCGGAAGAACGTTTCAATACTTTGGAGGCGCTTTTCGAGCGCCTCACCCCGCAAACGGCCTAA